Proteins from one Bradyrhizobium roseum genomic window:
- a CDS encoding response regulator produces MPIDLKPLLPEQDDIIFVVEDDEVIRSALHFILDDRNETHSFASLDQAIAKAASRNPNAILLGIGMVQHNGERVLAEIVMRLPGTRILIVADSVNDPIAVASLKWGAHDVLGKPISFDSVRRKVDALLGPQELSPTLLGLLPLSAAW; encoded by the coding sequence ATGCCGATCGATTTGAAGCCTTTGCTCCCGGAGCAAGACGACATCATTTTCGTGGTGGAAGACGATGAGGTCATTCGCTCGGCGCTGCACTTCATCCTGGATGACCGGAACGAGACTCACTCATTTGCGAGCCTTGACCAGGCCATTGCCAAGGCCGCGAGCAGGAATCCGAATGCGATCCTGCTTGGGATCGGTATGGTGCAGCACAACGGAGAACGAGTTTTGGCCGAGATCGTCATGCGGTTGCCCGGCACAAGGATCCTGATCGTGGCCGATTCCGTCAATGACCCCATCGCCGTTGCGAGCCTGAAATGGGGGGCTCACGACGTGCTCGGAAAGCCCATCAGCTTCGATTCCGTCCGCCGCAAGGTCGATGCCTTGCTCGGACCTCAAGAGCTCTCACCGACCTTGCTGGGATTGCTGCCGTTGTCGGCTGCATGGTGA
- a CDS encoding SufE family protein — protein MDHSSTDIPPIDDIIDNFALLDEWDDRYRYVIELGRGMSPLPELDRTEANKVQGCASQVWLATAMGFDDDRPVLTFRGDSDAHIVRGLVAILLATVSGRQATEILATDPIALFDRLGLREHLTPQRSNGFRSMVERIRADARQALSDAPPANRLRAVS, from the coding sequence ATGGACCACTCATCTACTGATATTCCGCCGATCGATGACATCATCGACAACTTCGCATTGCTGGACGAGTGGGACGACCGATATCGCTACGTCATCGAACTCGGCCGCGGCATGAGCCCGCTGCCCGAGCTCGACCGCACCGAGGCGAACAAGGTTCAGGGTTGCGCAAGCCAGGTATGGTTGGCAACGGCGATGGGTTTCGATGACGACCGACCTGTGCTCACCTTCCGCGGCGACAGCGATGCTCACATCGTCCGTGGACTGGTGGCGATCCTGCTCGCGACCGTCTCCGGCAGGCAGGCCACCGAGATCCTGGCGACTGACCCGATTGCCCTGTTCGATCGTCTGGGACTGCGCGAACACCTGACGCCGCAGCGTTCGAACGGGTTTCGGTCCATGGTCGAGCGCATCCGCGCCGACGCCCGGCAGGCGCTGTCAGATGCCCCTCCGGCCAATCGGCTTCGGGCGGTCAGCTGA
- a CDS encoding nitrogen fixation protein NifZ has translation MNHPTPHSRPVTIGRVVHDARRRQVGRAPGVPGKHEFKRGDAVRSLTQITNDGIYPHRDIGETLVHQGDTGMVRESWSFLGEIYYTVEFFNRAAVVIMRGREMVRAAPRGVS, from the coding sequence ATGAACCACCCAACTCCCCATTCAAGGCCTGTCACCATTGGCCGTGTCGTCCACGACGCCCGCCGGCGACAGGTTGGCCGAGCCCCGGGCGTTCCGGGTAAACACGAATTCAAGCGCGGCGACGCGGTGCGTTCGCTGACGCAGATCACAAATGACGGCATCTATCCTCACCGGGATATCGGCGAGACATTGGTCCACCAGGGCGATACCGGCATGGTCCGCGAAAGCTGGAGCTTTCTGGGAGAAATCTACTACACGGTCGAATTTTTCAACCGTGCGGCCGTCGTCATCATGCGGGGCCGGGAGATGGTGAGGGCCGCGCCGCGAGGGGTCAGCTGA
- a CDS encoding cysteine desulfurase, which produces MHPAVSNGSYDVGRVREDFPILGMQVYGKPLVYFDNAASAQKPRAVLDRLTQAYTSEYSNVHRGLHYLANAATEGYEGAREKVAGFLNAGRSDEIVFTRGATEAINLVAQTFGRARIGPGDEIVLSIMEHHANIVPWHFLRERQGAVIKWAPVDDDGNFLIDEFEKLLTERTKMVAITQMSNVLGTVVPVKEVVRIAHARGIPVLVDGAQSSVHMDVDVRDIDCDFYVVTGHKLYGPTGIGALYGKHEHLATMPPFNGGGEMIREVHRDNVTYGAPPHRFEAGTPPIVQAIGLGAAIDYINSIGKSRIRAHEASLLSYAQEKLREINSLRIIGTAAEKGAIISFEMKSAHAHDFATVIDRAGVAVRAGTHCAMPLLERFGVTATCRASFALYNTHDEVDVLARALAKAQEFFA; this is translated from the coding sequence ATGCACCCGGCGGTAAGCAATGGCAGCTATGACGTCGGCCGGGTTCGCGAGGATTTCCCGATCCTCGGAATGCAGGTCTACGGCAAGCCGCTGGTCTATTTCGACAATGCCGCTTCGGCCCAGAAGCCGAGGGCCGTTCTGGATCGGCTGACCCAGGCCTACACATCCGAATACTCAAACGTTCATCGCGGGCTGCATTACCTCGCCAACGCCGCAACGGAAGGTTACGAAGGTGCCCGGGAAAAGGTTGCCGGATTCCTGAATGCCGGTCGTAGCGACGAGATCGTCTTCACCCGGGGCGCGACCGAGGCGATCAACCTGGTTGCCCAGACATTCGGGCGCGCGCGCATCGGGCCGGGCGATGAAATCGTACTCTCCATCATGGAGCACCATGCCAACATCGTTCCCTGGCATTTCTTGCGCGAACGCCAGGGTGCGGTGATCAAATGGGCGCCGGTGGACGACGACGGCAATTTCCTGATTGACGAATTCGAGAAGCTGCTGACCGAACGCACCAAGATGGTCGCGATCACGCAGATGTCGAATGTGCTCGGCACCGTCGTGCCGGTCAAGGAAGTGGTGCGGATCGCGCACGCACGGGGAATTCCCGTGCTCGTCGACGGCGCGCAGTCTTCCGTTCACATGGATGTCGACGTCCGGGATATCGATTGCGATTTCTACGTTGTCACCGGCCACAAACTGTACGGGCCGACCGGCATCGGCGCGCTTTATGGCAAGCACGAACATCTGGCGACCATGCCGCCATTCAACGGTGGCGGCGAGATGATCCGCGAGGTCCACCGGGATAACGTCACCTACGGCGCGCCGCCGCACCGGTTCGAGGCCGGAACGCCGCCGATCGTGCAGGCGATCGGGCTTGGTGCGGCGATCGACTATATCAATTCGATCGGCAAGAGCCGGATCAGGGCGCATGAAGCCTCGCTGCTGTCCTATGCGCAAGAAAAACTGCGTGAGATCAACTCGCTGCGCATCATCGGAACGGCGGCCGAAAAGGGCGCCATTATATCGTTTGAAATGAAGAGCGCTCACGCGCATGATTTCGCGACCGTCATCGATCGCGCCGGCGTTGCAGTGCGGGCAGGGACACATTGTGCCATGCCGCTGCTGGAACGCTTCGGCGTCACGGCGACCTGCCGGGCGTCGTTCGCTCTCTATAACACCCACGACGAGGTCGATGTTCTGGCGCGTGCTCTCGCCAAGGCGCAGGAGTTCTTCGCATGA
- the sufD gene encoding Fe-S cluster assembly protein SufD, which produces MNAGIRPVRTQAELGLVDVYTTSRQGLPGGSDVAAVRAAAFNHFAVAGLPHPRVEAWRYTDLRRLMRDAKPLAAPPDVKARAMARDAGGVFAALGFRRLVILNGSFAKDMSDLANLEPGLTIRPMAEALAEDEPLLSQGLGTTVPADDPALALNTALAGDGVVITVSPGATIERPVHLVFVNTGPMPAAMVTRSLVVVGGGARAILVETHEGRDQLDYQVNTVLQVVVGDEAQVDHIKMTREGDLAIHLATLLANIGARAKFNELAFTAGGAVVRNQLFVLLAGEGIEANLRGLSLLAGGEHADNTLVVDHAVAGSQSREVFKAVVDDKARAVFQGKITVRPQAQQTDAKMMSRALLLSDRAEADCKPELEIFADDVQCGHGATAGTLDDQLKFYLMARGIPDKQAEALLIQAFAAEVVEAVAHEGIRDALIDATAAWLGQRG; this is translated from the coding sequence ATGAACGCTGGAATTCGCCCCGTCAGGACTCAGGCCGAGCTTGGCCTGGTCGATGTTTACACCACCTCCCGGCAGGGCTTGCCGGGCGGCAGCGATGTCGCGGCGGTGCGTGCCGCAGCCTTCAATCATTTTGCAGTGGCCGGGCTGCCGCACCCGCGCGTTGAGGCCTGGCGGTACACCGACCTGCGGCGATTGATGCGGGATGCCAAGCCGCTTGCGGCTCCGCCCGATGTCAAGGCAAGGGCGATGGCGCGAGATGCGGGCGGCGTGTTCGCCGCACTTGGCTTCAGGCGGCTGGTCATTCTGAACGGCTCGTTTGCGAAGGATATGTCCGACCTCGCCAATCTCGAACCAGGCCTCACCATTCGGCCGATGGCCGAAGCGTTGGCCGAGGACGAACCCTTGCTGTCGCAAGGCCTTGGCACGACGGTCCCTGCCGACGACCCGGCACTGGCGCTCAACACGGCGCTGGCCGGCGATGGCGTCGTGATTACGGTTTCGCCTGGTGCCACGATCGAGCGGCCGGTGCACCTCGTCTTCGTCAATACGGGACCAATGCCGGCGGCCATGGTCACGCGGTCGCTGGTTGTGGTCGGCGGAGGCGCCCGCGCGATCCTCGTCGAGACCCACGAGGGCCGCGATCAACTGGACTATCAGGTCAACACGGTGCTCCAGGTCGTGGTTGGCGATGAAGCTCAGGTCGATCACATCAAGATGACGCGCGAGGGGGACCTCGCCATCCACCTGGCAACGCTCCTGGCCAACATTGGCGCGCGAGCGAAATTCAATGAACTGGCTTTCACGGCAGGTGGAGCTGTCGTCCGCAACCAGCTGTTCGTGCTGCTGGCGGGGGAAGGCATCGAAGCCAATTTACGTGGCCTCAGCCTGCTGGCCGGCGGGGAACATGCGGATAACACGCTTGTCGTCGATCACGCTGTCGCTGGCAGCCAGAGCCGCGAAGTCTTCAAGGCGGTGGTCGACGATAAGGCGCGCGCCGTGTTTCAGGGCAAGATCACCGTTCGGCCGCAGGCGCAGCAGACGGATGCGAAGATGATGTCTCGTGCGTTGCTGCTGTCTGACAGAGCGGAGGCCGACTGCAAGCCCGAGCTGGAGATCTTCGCCGACGATGTCCAGTGCGGCCACGGCGCCACGGCGGGCACGCTCGACGATCAGCTCAAATTTTACCTCATGGCCCGCGGCATTCCCGACAAGCAGGCGGAGGCGCTGCTGATTCAGGCGTTCGCCGCCGAAGTCGTCGAGGCGGTCGCGCATGAGGGCATCCGTGATGCGCTGATAGACGCCACGGCGGCCTGGCTTGGCCAGCGGGGATGA